CAACTCTTTGTACGTAAAACATCCGGCGTTATTTTGACACCAGCTGGAAGATATTTGTTTGAAAAATGGAAAGAAATCATTATCGAGTTTTCAGGGTCAATAGAAAAAGCGCTTGAAATCCAGACCGATATGATGTATTCCTTAAGAATTGGCCTGATGTTTACGCTTCAGTATGAAGAGATATACTTTGCGATAGAAAATTTTAAAGCCGATTACAGACAAGTTCCGCTGCATTTTTCAAAAATGGATTCAGGCTCTCTGATTAGAAAATTCAACAATGACAAGTTAGATGCAATCTTCACCAGTGAAAAGGATCTTGAAAATATCGACGGACAAGATGTGAAGTGGAAGACAATCAAGGATGGAACCTTTTGTATATACGTCCCCAAGAGTAATCCTCTCAGTCAAAGGGAGACAGAGAGAATCTCATTTTTCGACTTAAAAAAAGAAAGGTTTATAATTGCGGATGATTTAGCATCGCCAAATGACGCCAACAGACTATGTGAAATTTGCAAGCAGTTTGGATTTACCCCCAAAATAGAAACTTATGCAGATAGTGCAGCTTCAGTTCTGGTGCAAATGCAGTTTGGCGAAAGTATAATTATAGCTCCTGATTATCTGGATGTTGATATAAAATCAGGAATAAAAAAATACATTTTGGTTGAACTGGAGTATGAAAAATGTCGGAAATTAGTCATTTGGCATGAACGCCCTGATAAAAATCCCTATATCCGAACATTTGTTGAATATATTCTTGATAAAAAATAATTTTTCTTAAGGGCTTTCGTTTTACGAAAAGCCCTTTTCTTTATTTACAATTGTGCCCCGTAATTGACGCACGTATAATTTACACCATACCATGTTAATTAACACGGTAAATAAAGCAAGGATTGTGAAAAAATGAATAATGAACAAGCAAATGCTGCTACTGATCCCCAAGCGATGCCGATGGATCCCAACTACATCATTCCACCGTTTTTAGTGTATCAATTTGAGAAAGATATTACCGATAGGGAAAATATGGAGCTTTTTTATAATCATAAGGTTCCACACTGGGTGCCTAATTATTATGCCGATTTTAATTTTAGAGGCCCACTCAAACTTGACTACGATCGTCCAGGAGGCGGAATCGGGACATCCGGGTTCGACTGGTTTGGTCAGGAATGGGTCTTCGTTCCTGAAGCAGGCGCTCCGATGGTAAAACCAGGTGCTCCGTTTATCACTGATATTACAAAATGGGAGACACAAATAAAGTTCCCTGATCTTGACGCCATTGATTGGGAAAAAGATGCCGCTGGTTATAAGCAGTTTGATAACAAAGACAGGATGAATGCGTGTATTGCCGTCCAAGGTCCATTTGAGAGGCTTCACGATATGTTAGGTTTCGAAGAAACGCTGATCGCTTTTCTCGAAGAGCCGGAGGCTGTTTCGGATTTTATCAGTGCAATGGCAGATTTTAAAATAAAATATTTTAAAATCCTCAGGGATTATTATGATGTTGACGTAGTTTGTGCTCACGATGATTTGGCTTCGGCGGCAAACGGCTTTTTCTCTGTTGAAATATTCAACAAAATACTAAAACCACATTACAAACGTATGGTTGATGCGGTGCATGACCTCGGTATGTACTATCAATTCCACTCCTGCGGAAAGGCGCAAATGTATGTGCCGGAATTTGTCGATATTGGCGTGGATTGTTGGGAGTCTGCTCAGGTTATGAACGATCTTATGAAGATTAAGAAGGAATACGGAGACAAACTTCTTATTGCCGGTGGTATGGATTCGCAGGGCGTTATTGATGTTGTCGGCATTTCAGAAGAAGCGATTCGCCAGCATGTCAGAGCGCAGATTGATCTACTTGCCCCTGGTGGCGGTTTTATGCCAACCGGTTTTTTTACAACGGGTGGCATGGTAACGATGGTGGATGAAATTGCCCGTTATGGAAGTGCTTTTTATAGAAAGTAGTATAATGATGAAGGAAAACTTAAATGACGCTAACAGAACATAAATCGGGGGAAAGAGAGTGAACGAATTTATTTCTCTAAAAATAGACAACAAAAGTGTTCGCTGTAAAAAGGGAAGTTCGATCTTGGACGCTGCGCTAATGGCGGGGATTTACATACCGCACCTATGTCACCATCCGAATCTTCCTGACCATGAAGCGTGCAAACTCTGTGTTGTTGAAATGCTGGGGCAAGGAACAATCGTTGCTTCATGTTCGACGGAGGCAAAAGATGGGATGGCGCTGGTTACGAATAGTCCTGTTGTTCAAAAGATTCGCAATTTATCGATTGAATTGATTTTTTCGGAGCACCCGGCAGACTGTACATCCTGTCCCAAATACCTAAAAATGTGAATTGCAATCGGTTGCACAGTATATGGGACTTCGTGGCGGAAGAATGAAAACAGTTGGTAAAAACATTTCGTCGGATACTCGCAATCCGCTGTTCGTTAGGGACATGAATCGATGTATTCAGTGCGGACGATGCGTTCGGGCATGTGAAGAAGTGCGCGGGGTAAAAGTGCTTGATTACTGTCATACAGAAGCTGGTAGCAGTATCGGAATTCCCGATAACAAGCTTATGGGAGAGGCCGGTTGCCGCTTTTGCGGGGCGTGTGTTGAGGTGTGCCCGACAGGTTCACTGAGAGACAAGGAAGGAATAATTAACGACACAGTTCCTTATGAGCAGGCGCTTGTCCCGTGCCAGCTGAAATGTCCGGCACATATCGATATTCCCAGGTATATTCGCAAGCTTGCAAAAGGCAAAATAGAAGATGCCGTTGCGGTGATCCGTGAAAAAGTACCGTTCCCTGAAACTTTGGGCCTCATATGCAATCATAGCTGCGAGGATGTCTGTCGAAGAGGAATGGTTAATCAACCCGTTTCGATCTGCAGTCTTAAAAGATACGCCGCAAATTCTGATAGCGGAAGCTGGAAGAAGCACAGAATTGTAAAACCGCAGACTGGAAAACGTGTTGCTGTTATCGGTGCTGGTCCGGCCGGGTTGACCACAGCATATTATCTGTGCAAGCAGGGCCATCAAGTCGTTGTTTTTGAACGGAAAGATATTGCCGGAGGGATGTTGCAGTTTGGGATTCCCCAATATCGGCTTTCCGAAGATATTGTCCAACGTGAAATCAGGGATATTCTTGATATCGGGATCGAGATTAAATGTAATACAAACATAACAAACCCTAAGCTGCTACTGGCAAAGGGATTTGACGCAGTAATAGCGGCGACAGGAGCGCAATGCGGTTCCGTTTTGCCGATACCAGGTTACACATCGGAAGGTGTTTTAACTGCGATTGGTATTCTCGAAGCGACGGCTAAAAAAGAGAATATTAAAATTGGTAAAAGAGTGTTCATAATTGGCGGCGGAAATGTAGCCTTTGATTGTGCCAGAACACTAAAAAGACTAGGTTGTGAAAGTATCGATTTGGCTTGTCTGGAAAGCAGGGAGTGTATGCAAGCTTCTGCGGAAGAGATTGAAGAAGCCTTTGAGGAAGGAATTCGTGTTCATCCGTGTAAAACGTTTATTCGGATTGTTACGGACGGAAAACGCGTTACCGGGGTGGAGACCGCTAATGTCGATTCTTTCACCTTTGATGAAAACAATAAATTGCAGCTGAAAATTGCAGCTGGGGAAAACCACATATACGATTGCGATATGGTTATCTTTGCAGTCGGGCAGAAATCCGAAACATTTGATGATTTCTGTGGTTTTGCAGTAGGAAAAGCTAACACGTTGGTCACCGAAGCGAATTCATGTCAGGTTTTAGGTTCGGAGGCAATATTTGCAGCCGGAGATATTACAACCGGGACGAAATTCGTAATCAGTGCGATTGCCGCTGGGAGAGACGCTGCAATTGAAGTCGATCAGTTTCTGGGTGGGCAAGGCGATATTGATGAAATGCTTTTAGATCGTGATGAACAAGAACATTTTATCGGTAGAATAGCGGGTTTCGATAAGCTCGAAAGGGCATCCGAGGAATTGCTTCCGGTAGCTGAAAGAATCTCTGGTTTCAAACAGACCACAAAAGCATATCCCGATAAAACGGCAACAGCAGAAGCGGTAAGATGTCTGCAGTGTGATTTGAGAAGAGACCTTGAAAAGGTTAAATTCTGGAATTCATACGACGCAGTACCGTCAGAAGAATGATGAGGATATGATAATGAAACATGAATTAAATATCAACAATGCGGCAACGCGTGTTGTCACGAAGAAATGGGGGCGGATGTCTGGTAATAATATTGCCGAATATATCAATCTTGGAGGCTTTTCCGGTCTTGAAAAAGTTCTAAAGTTAAAACCAGAAGATGTCATTAAGCGGATTGAGGTTTCCGGGCTCCGCGGAAAAGGTGGAGCCGGTTATCCGGCGGGACTCAAATGGAGATGTTGTGCAGGTCAAACTGGTGAGAAATATATTGTCTCCAATTTCTCAAATTGTGATAATACCAATATGATTGTCAACGCAATGATACATAACGATGTTTATTCTGCGATTGAAGGAATTATGATTGCAGGATATGCCATCGGCGCAGATTCGGGGATTATATTTCTTCGGAATACGCAAGCGGTTGAGTACAACATCATCAGGGCAGCACTAGAGCAGATGCGATCCAGCAAGATCCTCGGGAAAGGGATTTTAAAATCTGATTTCCAGTTTGATATTCAAGTTGTTATGGGGAAAAATAATGCAGAAAAAGGACAGGAAATCATAATCTTGCGTTCGTTGGAAGGATTGTCACCGGTAACAGTATGTAATCGGCCCCATTCAGCCGAGGCTGGATTGAACGGAAAGCCGACGCTTTACCATTCCATGGAAACTTTGGCTTCGGTTCCGGCCATACTGGAAGAAGGGTATATCGAGACAAAAATCGTACAACTGATTGATACTGAAAACGATATTACGCTTATTACAGAAGTGGCCATTGGATCAAGTATTGGTGATGTTTTGGAGCGGGAAGGAATACCCACGGAGGGTATCAAGGCTTTTTCCTTCGGTGAGAGCATGGGAGCAATATTTCCTCCAGATCGTTTAGGTATTTTGCTCGATTTTGACGGGATCAATAATGCCGGCGGTGCATTTGGTAACGCAGTAATTAGAATTTTGCGAGAAAAAGAATGTCTGGTTGACAGAGTCATGCGTTGTTATGAGGTCTCATCGGTAGAGTGCTGCGGTAGATGTGTGTTCGGCAGGATGGGCACCGCACAAATATATGAAACGCTTAAGGATATTACGAAAAAGCGTGGAAAGGCCGATGATCTTGATTGTATGAGAGAAATTGCAGAGGCGATGCTTCTAGTGTCCAGCTGTAATCAGGGCAAATGCGCGGCGCAAATGATTCTCTCAGCGCTTGATTTTTTCCAGAACGAATTTGATATGCACATACGACGGAAAACTTGTGAAGCGCAAGTCTGTAAGGGGTATCTATCCTATTACATTTCGCCAGAGGCATGCGACGGTTGCGGTAAATGTCTGTCTGTATGTCAGCGTGATGCAATTGAGGGTGAAGATGATTACATTCATGTCTTGGTGCACGATATGTGCGACAGTTGCGCTGATTGCGTATCAATCTGTCCAAACAAAGCAATACGAATTGTAGGAGAAAGTACACCGAAGATTCCGGATAGTCCAATTCCCGTCGGATCGTGGAAACAGTCAAGACGTAGAAGGTAAAAAAAGGGACCGCGAAATAATTGATTAATTAAAAATTTAATGAACCTGTGTTCTGGAGAGAAGTTATATTTTCACGAAAAAAATAGTGAAATATACATGTAATGGCGTTTTCTAAACGCAAAAAAAACATTGGAGGTATAAAATACATGAAACATAACGAAGCAGATATCCTTATCGTGGCGGCTGGTCCAGCCGGACTTGCCGCAGCAGTCAGTGCCGCATCAGCGGGTGCCAAAGTTAAGGTTTTCGAAAAAATGAAAACAACTGGAGGGACCGCGAATATGGCAATGGGTCCGTTTGGCGTCGAAAGTAGGGTTCAGAAAAATCAAATTGAGCCATTAACAAAGAAAAAGGTTTTCGATATCTTTATGGATTACAGCCACTGGCACACAGACAGCCGGCTAGTGAAAGCGTATGTTGATAAATCCGGCGACACGATTAATTGGTTGGAAGACCTGGGTGTCGAGTGGTACGGTGCAGTTCGACATTTTCCCGATTCGGAAGCAACATGGCATTTGCCCAAGCTCAGTAATGGCTCTTTCGGGCACGGAAGCGGAGCTGTTATTATGAAAGCCTTAAAAGACAAGGCAGATGAATTGGGTGTTGAGTTTTTTTTAGAAACGCCTGTTAAGAAACTTATAACCGAAGACGGTGCTGTTGTAGGACTCCAGGCGGTGACTGCTGATGGCGAAGAGATTGAAGAAAGAGGCAAGGCGGTCATAATCGCTACTGGTGGGTTTGGTAGTAATCCACAGATGGTACTTGAAGAAACGGGATATAAACTCTTTGAGACTCTTTACTCTTTTATGATTCCCGGCATCGACGGAGATGGGATTAGAATGGCTCGAGAAATTGGTGCTGCGAAGGACAATGTCAACATGGAGATGTGTTTCGCATTTACGAAAGTAATGGAATATGAAACGATTGATGCTGTTTGTCGTCAGCCAAATCTACTCGTCAATCTCGACGGCAATCGATTCTTTAATGAATACCAACTCTGTAACACAACCTACGCCGGAAATGCGATTACCCGTCAGAGAGGGTCCGCTGCTTATGTAATTTTTGATGAATCGTCAAAACGATATTATGAAAAACATGGTTATGACTTTAGAGCTTTGGATGTTACACCCGCTAACATGGACAATTTTGATGCGGAAGTCGAACGTTATACCGAAGAAATAAATGGCAACGATTTTATTGTAGTGGATTCCATCGAGGAGTTGGCCGAAAAAACTGGTATCGATTATGAAAATCTTTGCGATACGATTGAGGAGTACAATAAATATTGTGACAGTTATGACAAGCTTTACCATAAGGATCCGAAGTACATGCGCCCGATTCGGAAAGGAAAAATATATGCCGGGAAAATAATTCCGATTGCGTTCGGTTCTCTTGGGGGGATTAAGATCAACGAGTATTGTGAGGCGGTCAATGCTAATGAGGACATTATGCCGGGACTTTACGCGGCCGGTTCTGATGCGAATTCACTGCACCGGGATAGTTATGCGTTTGTTCTACCGGGAAACTCCATGGGCTTCGCCATTAACTCGGGTCGAATTGCGGGCGAAAGTGCGGCTGACTATGTCGAATATTTGAAGGAACAATAGAATGTAGCTCTTTGACAGTAAAAAGACAGAAAACTCTTATTTTAGTGAAATATAAGGCAAACGGGATCAAAGTTATATTTCTCGTCATTAATGATGCCATGATGGGTGAAGACGAATACTGCATGGAATATATTGGCGCCTTTAGAGAAGGTGTTTTTAGAAATTGTTGGCTTTCAAAAAAATACATAGCTCACGAAGTTAAATCAAAAAAGGAGAAAGTTATGTCAAAAATTGCAGAAGTAAAAGTTTTGGTGGAAACAGGGAAATCGAAAAAAGTAGGCGCCGCTGTACAGGAAGCACTGGATGCAGGTGTTGCCGCACAGGAAATTCTTAACGGTATGATTGACTCAATGGGTGTCGTTGGTGAAAAGTTCTCAGCTGGAGAAATCTTTGTACCGGAAATGCTGATTGCTGCCAAAAGTATGGCAAAAGGGGTAGCGGTTTTAAAACCGCTGATGGCTGGCGATAGCTCGACCTCGCTGGGAACATGTATCATTGGAACGGTAGCTGGAGATCTTCATGATATCGGAAAGAATCTGGTTTCAATGATGATTGAAAGTGTCGGATTTACGATGGTGGATCTGGGCGTGGATGTTCCTGATGAACGGTTTGTGGAAGCCATTAAAGAAAATGACAATGTCACCCTTGTTGCCTGTTCAGGACTGTTGACCACAACGATGCCGTCTTTAAAAAGTGCCGTTGAAACTATTAAAGCCAGTGGTTTGACCGACTTTAAGATAATTGTTGGCGGTGCTCCGGTAACATCGGAATTTGCTGCTGAAATAGGTGCCGATGGCTATGCGAAAGATGCCGGTAGTGCGGCAGTCAAAGCGAAAGAATTGGTTGGATAAGAATTCAATACATCTTAGAAAGGAAAAAAAGATGAAAGCAGGAGTTAAAGCCGGATTACTTGGCGGAATTATGGGGTTTCTAGGTAGTTTTTTAATAAACTGGCTTCTAATGCCCATTCCGGAAACAGTTTTGGCAAACAGTATTGGTAATGGCGTCACCGGACTGGTGAGTGGTTTCTTGGGTGGTTTTATAGGTCTATACGTATATTTGAAAAAAGTTTCTGAGTGAAAACGAAAATAAAGTGAGGTCAAAAAAGCTTACTTAACTTGAACCTGTAAAGCTAAGGAAATTGAATAAAAAACGTGTGCCCATTGATAATTCCGTTGTAAAGCGATACTGTCAATGGGTTATATCTATGAAAGGTTACAAAATGAAAATAAAGAAAGAAGAGAATAGATAAGCCGCCCCAAAAAATTCAAAAAAAGTTTATGATGTTATTACGCTGTTTACTTCAAATATGGATCAGATTATTAATGATAAATTCAACTTTACAGCGGTCTAATAGCTGCCGAGTTACATCATATTGTTTATGCGCATGACTAACCATTTCGTCACTGAGGATTTCCAGCACAATGGCTACTTTCTCATCTGGGGTCTTGTTCGTCGTTTTTTATTCATGGGTATAGTATACCTATGAATTGCAATTTGGGATGGTTTTTTATGAGATCACTCCAGTTCATAAGTGCTCGTTGCCTTTATGCCGTTTAACATGAAATTACTAATCATTTTTTTTGCAAATGCACGCCATTCTTCTTTTGAATTATAAACTTTCTGAGGTTTGACAAAGGCTGGGTGTTCAGCAAAAGAAATAATGCCGCCATTGATTATTCGGCAGAGCATCATTGCCGATTCAAAATCCAAATTATCGATGTAAATCATCATGAGTTTTGCAAGCATTAATTCTGCTTTGTTATAGACAACCTGAGAAATAGGACCAAGGGAACCTGGGAAGGAAAAGGGTTCCCAGTATAATAGTTTCATAATATCAGGAGTTGGCAAATCAATGGATGCATGCATTTGTAGTTCGATAAGTTTACAGATTTTGTCCAATACATTATCTTTGTTTTGGCTGTCGGCACTGTTAATAAAATCTTGCAATTCGTTATAAAGTGGATCATAAAATAAAGAAACCTGCATGGCGGCATAATCTAAAACACTGTGATAGAAGGTTTCCTTATTTCCAAAATGAAAATGTATCGTTGCCAGATTAACATCGGCAGAAGATGCAAGCATCCGTGTCGTAGTTCCATGATAACCATATATTGCGAAGACTGACATCCCGGTCTGCAATAATTTTTCCTTCGTTGATATGTCTTCAATTATATCGTTAGTGCTCATCGTGACTCCTTGAACTTTAAGTAATTATTTAGTAACCGGATAAGTATAGCATACCGAAATCAATTTAGTAAAGGAATGGAAAGTATGCGGTGTTAATTTTAGGCCCAAACAGCACTTTCGTCTTTCCAGGCGGATAAGTTTTTTATTTTTACTATAAAATATTCTTAATTAGTGTTTTTTGTTTGTAAATTTCTTTGGTAATTGATACGAATCCTTTTATCTCAGAACGGGGATTATTTTTATGCCAGGCTATTCCATATGAAATCGAAGCGTCTATTTCCATGGGTATAATTGCAAGCTCTGAATCCTCTGGGCAGACAAAGTCAGGCATGACGGCAATCCCTAGATGTCCTTTAATCATGGTATAACTGATGAGAGGATGATCAACAAAATAAACGGGGGAAGTCGGACATTTTAGCTGAATATCTTTTTGAATCCGGGCCATTTCAGCCGGACATTTCATGGGATCCAGGAGAATCAGAGAATAATCTTTCAGATCATCAATTTTAATAATGGATTTGCTAGCTAAGGGATGGTCCTTCAGTGAAACACAGACGAAATGCCCAGTAAAGAGCTCTGCATAAAGTGCGTCTGGATGATCATCAATACTTTCTTTTACTGCAAAAATCAAATCAAAATTATGATTGGTAAACAGATTTCTTTTCTCTTTATAATCAGCTATTTTTAAGTAGATATGTACATGTGAAAACTTATCTTTAAAGGTCCTTAGAATGGCAGGAAGAAGTTTCACTTCGACATTTCCCTCATATCCAATGGATATATTTGATTCAAATGTGTATGCGAATTGCTTCGCTTTGGCAATCGCAATGTTTGTTTTGGTGAGGACCTCTTTCATGTCATTATAAAAAGAAATACCAGCCGGAGTCAGTTCTACTTTTCGCTTGGTACGGACGAATAATTTTAATCCAAGTTCATCTTCCAGGGTATTTATCTGATGGGTAACCGTGGGTTGCGTGATAAACAAAAATTCAGCGGTTCTGGAAAAGTTAAGCGTTTCAGCCAGATGAACAAAACATTCAATTTGTTTAACATGCATGGGACAGGACCTCCTGAATTAATAAGTGTTTTCTATTAATGATAACATATTTCAATTTCAGTTCCAATCAGAAACATGTTATTATGAAAATAAGTATTGATTATGTAAATGATTCGCGTTGATAAGGTAACCGATTTCATGATTTAGTTAATACATTTTAGTAAAAAGAACGGAGAAAAATATGCGCTATATTGTTACAGGAGCAGACGGACAATTAGGTGGGCGAGTAGCTACCAATATGTTAAAGGAAGTATCGGGGGATCAATTAATTTTTACATGCCCGGATCTAAATCGTTTACGACCAGAAAGAACAAAAGTCTGGGAACAACAAGGAGTTACAATAAAAGAGGCAAATTATGATAACAAGGCCCAAATGATTGAAGCTTTTAAAGGCGGAGACCGAATTTACATTGTGTCTGGAGTCATCATCGGACCAGAACGGGTACAACAACATAAAAATGTAATCGATGCGGCGATTGCAGCGGGAGTTAAACATATCACTTATACCTCCTTCTTTGGTGCGAATCGCCCAGAATACAAACAGTATGTATTGCCGGATCACACCGCAACCGAAAAATATTTAATCAGCACTGGTGTCGATTATAACATTATGAGAAATAATCTTTATCTGGAAAACTATTTACTTAATTCTGTTATGATGGCGAACCTGGACAATAATCGTTGGGTCACTACTGCCGGTGATGGGAAGGCGACATTTATTGCCAAAGATGATAGTGGTCGGGTGGCTACAGCTTTACTGTTGGGCAAAGGTGAGAACAACAAAGGGTATGACGTAACGGGTCAATTGGTCAGTGAACATGAAATTTGCAATATGATCAACGAGATATCCGGTAAAAATTATGAATATATCACCATGAATGAAGAAGAATATTATGACTATTTAGATTCAATCTATATTCCTCGTACCTCCCACGGAAATTATTCCAAGTCACCGGTGCCTTGGTGTGCCAATGATATGGTGACCAATGAATCAGGAATTCGGGATGGTTTAATGGCTTTGGAGACAGATACGGTTGAAACCCTCACTGGGTATAAGCCAATGAATCCGAAAGAATTATTAGAAAAATATTCTTTCGTGTGGAAAGAAAATATAACGACCTATTGGGATTTAGGCAAAGTTCAATAAGTGAATGCTAAATAATGCTACGTGAGCACAGAAAATTTTAGCTAAAAAAAATACAGATCTAGTTGTTAAAACAAGGTCTGTATTTTTTTATGAGAAATTTTTAGAATGATGCTACAAATACCGCTGTTTTTCAGTTGAATAATTAGCGATCGCATTAAGAATAAAATCCCTGGTGCTATCCTTGATAAACGATTTAGAAAAAGCGTGGGAAACCGGAGACGTGGATAAAAAAGTAGCATGGTCACCATAGGAAACCAGGGCACCATTGATTAATCGCGACAGGACGATAGCTTTTTCAATGGGTAGGGTGCCATAGTAATGGGTCAATAAAAAAGTCAGGCTATTTTCAGCCTTTTCAAAAATGAGTTGGGTTAGCGGCAGTTCATCGAAGTCGTAAAGTTGTTCCCTTGAAAGGAGTAAAAAAATGCCAGACTCAGTTTCGTCAAAGGCAATATCCAATTGCAAATCAACAAATTCGCAAATTACTTGCCAAATCAAATCTTTGGCAAGTACCGGTTCTGATTTTAAATCATCTATTTTTTGCGTGAAATTAGAATATCTAGATTTGATTTGATTTTCAACATGGGCAATCACACTTTTATAAAAGTTCTCCTTATTTTTAAAATGAAAGTGCATGGTTGCAATATTCATATTTGTAAATTCGGCAATCATCCTGGTGGAAGTGCCCTTATAGCCATATCGTGCAAAAAGATAAACGCCTGCAGCCAATAGCTTTTCTCGAGATGTTTGTTCTTTGTTAAGTTCACAAGGTATCATAGAAAAATCCTTAAAATAATATATTTTTTTTAATTGTATCATTTCTTAAAAAAAAGTACTATATCTTATTTAAATAAACATTGATTAGGAATAACTTTTAAATAGGGCTTGACAAAAATTAATCAAATGATTAAAATTTATTTAATCAAACGATTGATTAAATTAGTAAATGGAGGAACTGAATGGATACCAAAGATGTAACAATTAATGCAAACGATTTTGAGTACTCTTTTTCTGTTGGCACAAAATTTGGGCAGTTATCAGCAAGTGAGACATTAGCTGAAACGTTGAGAAACAGATTGGGACTGACAGGTTCAAAGGAAGCTTGCAACGAAGGTGCTTGTGGCTGTTGCACGGTGATTATTAACGGAAACGCGGTGACCTCATGTATGACATTAACGGTGGACTGTGATGAAAAAAACATTACCACCATAGAAGGGCTGGCTAATCCGGAAACTGGAGAACTAGATCCTTTACAACAGGCTTTTCTTGATCGTTATGCATTTCAATGCGGGTACTGTACCCCAGGTATAATAATGGCTTCCAAAGCATTATTGGACAAAAATCCAACACCAACAGATACTGAAATTAAAGAAGCACTTTCTGGTAATTTCTGCCGATGCATCAGCCAATATCATGTTATCGAAGCAGTCTCTGATATTGCGAAAGGGGTACAAAAATAATGGATCCAAAAGATTACAAATATATTGGAAAAAACGTCCAACGTAAAGATGCGAAAGATATTGTCACAGGTAAAGCTGTATTTTTAGATGATTTTACATTACCTAAA
This is a stretch of genomic DNA from Acetobacterium woodii DSM 1030. It encodes these proteins:
- a CDS encoding (2Fe-2S)-binding protein translates to MDTKDVTINANDFEYSFSVGTKFGQLSASETLAETLRNRLGLTGSKEACNEGACGCCTVIINGNAVTSCMTLTVDCDEKNITTIEGLANPETGELDPLQQAFLDRYAFQCGYCTPGIIMASKALLDKNPTPTDTEIKEALSGNFCRCISQYHVIEAVSDIAKGVQK
- a CDS encoding TetR family transcriptional regulator; this translates as MIPCELNKEQTSREKLLAAGVYLFARYGYKGTSTRMIAEFTNMNIATMHFHFKNKENFYKSVIAHVENQIKSRYSNFTQKIDDLKSEPVLAKDLIWQVICEFVDLQLDIAFDETESGIFLLLSREQLYDFDELPLTQLIFEKAENSLTFLLTHYYGTLPIEKAIVLSRLINGALVSYGDHATFLSTSPVSHAFSKSFIKDSTRDFILNAIANYSTEKQRYL
- a CDS encoding LysR family transcriptional regulator, translating into MHVKQIECFVHLAETLNFSRTAEFLFITQPTVTHQINTLEDELGLKLFVRTKRKVELTPAGISFYNDMKEVLTKTNIAIAKAKQFAYTFESNISIGYEGNVEVKLLPAILRTFKDKFSHVHIYLKIADYKEKRNLFTNHNFDLIFAVKESIDDHPDALYAELFTGHFVCVSLKDHPLASKSIIKIDDLKDYSLILLDPMKCPAEMARIQKDIQLKCPTSPVYFVDHPLISYTMIKGHLGIAVMPDFVCPEDSELAIIPMEIDASISYGIAWHKNNPRSEIKGFVSITKEIYKQKTLIKNIL
- a CDS encoding corrinoid protein, with the protein product MSKIAEVKVLVETGKSKKVGAAVQEALDAGVAAQEILNGMIDSMGVVGEKFSAGEIFVPEMLIAAKSMAKGVAVLKPLMAGDSSTSLGTCIIGTVAGDLHDIGKNLVSMMIESVGFTMVDLGVDVPDERFVEAIKENDNVTLVACSGLLTTTMPSLKSAVETIKASGLTDFKIIVGGAPVTSEFAAEIGADGYAKDAGSAAVKAKELVG
- a CDS encoding TetR/AcrR family transcriptional regulator — its product is MSTNDIIEDISTKEKLLQTGMSVFAIYGYHGTTTRMLASSADVNLATIHFHFGNKETFYHSVLDYAAMQVSLFYDPLYNELQDFINSADSQNKDNVLDKICKLIELQMHASIDLPTPDIMKLLYWEPFSFPGSLGPISQVVYNKAELMLAKLMMIYIDNLDFESAMMLCRIINGGIISFAEHPAFVKPQKVYNSKEEWRAFAKKMISNFMLNGIKATSTYELE
- a CDS encoding NmrA family NAD(P)-binding protein, which translates into the protein MRYIVTGADGQLGGRVATNMLKEVSGDQLIFTCPDLNRLRPERTKVWEQQGVTIKEANYDNKAQMIEAFKGGDRIYIVSGVIIGPERVQQHKNVIDAAIAAGVKHITYTSFFGANRPEYKQYVLPDHTATEKYLISTGVDYNIMRNNLYLENYLLNSVMMANLDNNRWVTTAGDGKATFIAKDDSGRVATALLLGKGENNKGYDVTGQLVSEHEICNMINEISGKNYEYITMNEEEYYDYLDSIYIPRTSHGNYSKSPVPWCANDMVTNESGIRDGLMALETDTVETLTGYKPMNPKELLEKYSFVWKENITTYWDLGKVQ